The following coding sequences are from one Burkholderia stabilis window:
- a CDS encoding MFS transporter: MDVRVYLLAAAVFLAGVAENICVGILPAISAGLHVSIAAAGQLTTIFSAVFALAALVAAACVSRVERRTALLASLGAFAAANLLAAASPGYASLFAARVLMAASCATLILVATRFAAELAPASQRGRAIGIVFMGISASLVLGVPIGMRIAEWAGWRAVFVSIAVPALPLGIWLGRRLPRMAPAAAVAPGSAGTPAAPSYRAVLARPRLLAAQFVSIAMIGGHFTLFAYLTPYLQAVLSPGAAALEGLYVAFGIAGVTGAWLGGLFSDRLGASRALCACPAVFLVAMAMLPAAGVSPLAFVPAMMLWGGISWSISPIVQNYLIQAAPSLADASVGINVSAMHAGVALGSALGGVLVERDALLDTPWAGCGLVAVALACACVAAWPARQAARAS; this comes from the coding sequence TTGGACGTTCGCGTTTACCTGCTGGCCGCCGCCGTGTTCCTGGCCGGCGTCGCCGAAAACATCTGCGTCGGTATCCTGCCGGCCATCTCCGCCGGCCTGCATGTATCGATCGCAGCCGCCGGCCAGCTCACCACGATCTTCTCCGCCGTGTTCGCGCTCGCCGCGCTCGTCGCGGCCGCCTGTGTCTCGCGGGTCGAGCGGCGCACCGCGCTGCTCGCGTCGCTCGGCGCGTTCGCGGCCGCGAACCTGCTCGCCGCGGCGAGCCCCGGTTACGCGAGCCTGTTCGCCGCGCGCGTGCTGATGGCCGCGAGCTGCGCGACGCTGATCCTCGTCGCGACACGGTTCGCGGCCGAACTCGCGCCGGCATCGCAACGCGGCCGCGCGATCGGTATCGTGTTCATGGGCATCAGTGCATCGCTCGTGCTCGGCGTGCCGATCGGGATGCGGATCGCCGAGTGGGCCGGCTGGCGCGCGGTATTCGTGTCGATCGCCGTGCCCGCGCTGCCGCTCGGGATCTGGCTCGGCCGCCGGCTGCCGCGCATGGCGCCGGCTGCTGCCGTTGCACCGGGTTCGGCCGGCACGCCGGCCGCGCCGTCCTATCGTGCCGTGCTCGCGCGCCCGCGGCTGCTGGCCGCACAGTTCGTTTCCATCGCGATGATCGGCGGGCATTTCACGCTGTTTGCGTATCTCACGCCGTATCTGCAGGCCGTGCTGTCGCCCGGCGCGGCCGCGCTCGAAGGGTTGTACGTCGCGTTCGGGATCGCCGGCGTGACCGGCGCGTGGCTCGGCGGATTGTTCTCGGACCGGCTCGGCGCGTCCCGCGCGCTGTGCGCGTGCCCGGCCGTGTTTCTCGTCGCGATGGCGATGCTGCCGGCGGCCGGCGTGTCGCCGCTCGCGTTCGTGCCCGCGATGATGCTGTGGGGCGGCATCAGCTGGTCGATCTCGCCGATCGTGCAGAACTACCTGATCCAGGCCGCACCGTCGCTGGCCGATGCGAGCGTCGGCATCAACGTGTCGGCCATGCACGCGGGCGTCGCGCTCGGTTCGGCGCTCGGCGGCGTGCTGGTCGAGCGCGATGCGCTGCTCGACACGCCGTGGGCCGGATGCGGCCTCGTGGCCGTCGCGCTGGCGTGCGCCTGCGTCGCCGCATGGCCCGCGCGGCAGGCCGCACGCGCATCGTGA